From one Callithrix jacchus isolate 240 chromosome 2, calJac240_pri, whole genome shotgun sequence genomic stretch:
- the TIMD4 gene encoding T-cell immunoglobulin and mucin domain-containing protein 4 isoform X5, with product MSKETLVLWLVIEFWGLYLTPATSEIVVMGFLGQPVTLPCLYPSWSQDSNSMCWGKGQCPNSGCNEELIHTDGTRVTSRKSAKYRLWGTLQRGNVSLTILNPSEGDSGVYCCRIEVPGWFNDVKLHRRLQLQRAPTTTRRTTTTQRTTTTSPTTPQMTTTTAALPTTVMTTPDLTTRTPLPTSTITVLTTADSCPSPTPSTLPEAATGLLTPEPSKEGPILTAESETILPSDPWSNAESTSADTVLLTSKESKVWDLPSTSHVSMWKTSDSVTSPQPGASERAVPEQNKTTKTGQRNSWKSIVCRGTQG from the exons ATGTCCAAAGAAACTCTTGTTCTCTGGCTGGTGATTGAGTTTTGGGGGCTTTATCTGA CACCAGCCACATCAGAGATCGTTGTCATGGGGTTTTTGGGTCAGCCCGTGACTTTGCCCTGTCTGTACCCATCCTGGTCTCAGGACAGCAACAGCATGTGTTGGGGGAAAGGCCAGTGCCCCAACTCCGGTTGCAACGAGGAGCTCATCCACACCGATGGAACGCGGGTGACCTCAAGAAAGTCAGCAAAATATAGACTTTGGGGGACTCTCCAGAGGGGCAATGTCTCCTTGACCATCTTAAATCCCAGTGAAGGTGACAGCGGTGTGTACTGCTGCCGCATAGAGGTGCCTGGCTGGTTCAACGATGTAAAGTTACACAGGCGCCTGCAGCTACAGAGAG CCCCGACAACCACGAGAAGAACAACAACCACACAGAGAACAACCACCACGAGCCCCACCACCCCACAAATGACAACCACCACAGCTGCACTGCCAACAACAGTCATGACCACACCCGATCTCACAACCAGAACACCACTTCCAACGTCAACTATCACCGTCCTCACAACAGCAGATTCGTGCCCTTCACCAACCCCAAGCACCCTTCCAGAGGCAGCCACAGGTCTTCTGACTCCTGAGCCTTCTAAGGAAGGGCCCATCCTCACTGCAG AATCAGAAACTATCCTCCCCAGTGACCCCTGGAGTAATGCTGAGTCTACTTCTGCAGACACTGTCCTGCTGACATCCAAAG AGTCCAAAGTTTGGGATCTCCCATCAACATCCCACGTGTCAATGTGGAAAACAAGTGACTCAGTGACTTCTCCTCAGCCTGGAG